One segment of Theobroma cacao cultivar B97-61/B2 chromosome 9, Criollo_cocoa_genome_V2, whole genome shotgun sequence DNA contains the following:
- the LOC18589243 gene encoding subtilisin-like protease SBT1.5 — MFHLLSVFIFFLFIDNSNSSNTFIALLDPLSKPSPFLSQKLWYSSIISSLPASSSSSSSIIHVYSAPIHGFSATLTPDQVKSIRKLPGVLSLFPDKVLHLHTTRSPSFLGLETPNPWMLNTSESNSIIGFIDTGIWPEHPSFSDHNLGPIPVHWKGQCESGFKFNHTNCNLKMIGARFFSGGYDAWFGQSGKPVKEFRSPRDSDGHGTHVASIAAGSPVPGSGFFGFAVGLARGMAPRARIAVYKVCWASGCLLSDVCKAFESAVTDGVDIISLSLGSSRLPFYLDLLSILSFRAFSHGIFIAASAGNEGPTLATVANVPPWITTVGAGTVDRDFPATIHLKNKVSILGTSITLMHDDILTRKYYPLHFAAKFNSSSGFNFSRQLIKGKIVFCRTEGHVARLSLGAVLKRARAIAMILSHGNIDPNGIVSEPHVIQTISIGALEGKVIEDYILYDENPMAKISSQGTISMHAKPAPIVASFSSRGPNSLVPGILKPDILAPGVNILGAWTDAIGPSGKALDFRRSRFNIMSGTSMACPHVSGAAALIKSTHPDWGPNEIKSALMTTSTIHKHYNYNRNKPFSPISDESTGNAATPFDIGSGHMLPIKAMDPGLVFGLEHQDYVNFLCELNYTKKQLQIVTGKKSHCSNDSTWQLNYPTVTVEAEKVWHGAVVVARKMTNANKGSSEYKAKVVGPKGYYKVDVKPKRLKFSGISDQSLSFRIVLEKESNMHEMKNLWFGALIWSEKRGKHKVKCPIMIFSAKEYSGE; from the coding sequence ATGTTTCATCTACTTTCTGTGttcatcttctttcttttcatagACAACTCTAATTCTTCTAACACTTTCATAGCTCTCCTAGATCCTCTCTCGAAACCCTCACCTTTCCTCTCTCAAAAACTTTGGTACTCTTCAATCATTTCTTCTTTACccgcttcttcttcttcttcttcttctatcaTTCATGTTTATAGTGCTCCAATCCATGGCTTCTCTGCAACCCTCACACCTGACCAAGTTAAAAGCATCCGGAAACTCCCTGGAGTTCTCTCCCTGTTCCCTGATAAAGTCTTGCACCTCCACACCACACGTTCACCATCATTTCTTGGCCTGGAAACCCCAAATCCTTGGATGCTAAACACTTCAGAATCCAATTCGATTATTGGATTTATCGACACTGGTATTTGGCCCGAACACCCGAGTTTCTCTGACCATAACCTTGGACCAATACCAGTTCACTGGAAAGGCCAATGTGAAAGTGGCTTCAAATTCAATCATACAAATTGTAACCTTAAAATGATAGGCGCCCGTTTCTTCTCCGGTGGATATGATGCTTGGTTTGGCCAATCGGGTAAACCCGTTAAGGAATTTCGGTCACCTAGAGACTCTGATGGGCATGGCACGCATGTCGCATCCATTGCTGCAGGGTCTCCTGTACCAGGATCCGGGTTTTTTGGTTTTGCGGTTGGGTTGGCTCGTGGCATGGCACCGAGAGCAAGAATTGCAGTGTACAAGGTTTGTTGGGCTTCAGGTTGTTTGTTATCCGATGTTTGTAAGGCTTTCGAAAGTGCAGTAACGGATGGTGTTGATATTATATCACTTTCACTTGGCTCGTCTCGTTTGCCGTTTTACCTCGATTTATTGTCCATCCTGTCATTTCGGGCATTTTCTCACGGTATTTTCATAGCTGCGTCCGCCGGAAACGAGGGACCCACATTGGCAACTGTGGCTAACGTGCCACCGTGGATCACCACCGTCGGTGCCGGAACGGTGGACCGTGATTTCCCAGCAACCATACATCTCAAGAACAAGGTATCAATTCTCGGTACGTCCATCACCTTGATGCATGATGATATATTGACCCGAAAATATTACCCGCTCCACTTTGCTGCTAAATTCAATTCCTCGTCTGGATTCAATTTCTCTCGCCAGTTAatcaagggtaaaattgtGTTTTGCCGGACAGAAGGACACGTAGCAAGATTGTCACTTGGGGCTGTGCTTAAAAGAGCTAGGGCAATAGCCATGATACTTTCTCACGGAAATATTGATCCCAATGGAATAGTGTCGGAGCCCCATGTAATCCAAACTATTAGCATTGGGGCTTTAGAAGGCAAGGTAATTGAGGACTATATTTTATACGATGAAAACCCAATGGCTAAAATATCATCACAAGGAACAATTTCAATGCATGCAAAGCCAGCTCCAATTGTTGCCTCTTTTTCATCAAGAGGTCCTAATTCTCTTGTACCTGGAATTCTAAAACCTGATATTCTAGCTCCAGGTGTGAATATTTTGGGAGCGTGGACGGATGCAATTGGGCCATCTGGCAAGGCATTGGATTTTCGACGGTCACGCTTTAACATTATGTCTGGGACTTCGATGGCCTGTCCACACGTTTCAGGTGCCGCGGCGTTGATCAAATCAACCCACCCGGATTGGGGTCCAAATGAGATAAAATCAGCCTTAATGACTACATCAACTATCcataaacattataattacaATAGAAATAAGCCATTTTCTCCAATTTCGGATGAGTCTACAGGCAATGCTGCTACCCCATTTGACATTGGATCAGGGCATATGCTACCTATTAAAGCAATGGACCCCGGTTTAGTTTTTGGTTTGGAACACCAAGATTATGTTAATTTCTTATGTGAATTGAACTACACAAAGAAACAATTACAAATTGTTACAGGAAAAAAATCCCATTGCTCAAATGATAGTACATGGCAGTTGAATTATCCAACTGTAACAGTGGAGGCAGAAAAGGTTTGGCATGGGGCAGTAGTAGTAGCTCGGAAGATGACGAATGCAAATAAAGGGTCCAGCGAGTACAAGGCTAAGGTTGTCGGTCCGAAAGGGTATTATAAGGTGGATGTGAAGCCGAAGAGGCTGAAATTTTCTGGAATATCAGATCAGAGCTTGAGTTTTAGAATagttttagagaaagaaagtaaTATGCACGAGATGAAGAATTTGTGGTTTGGGGCTTTAATTTGGAGTGAGAAACGGGGGAAGCATAAGGTAAAGTGTCCTATAATGATATTTTCTGCCAAAGAGTACTCAGGTGaatga